In the genome of Terriglobia bacterium, the window CCCCCGGTCAGAGCTTGTTGTCGAAGAGCACCCCGAGCATCTCGCGGAACCGTGTGACGAACGACAGGTAATCCTGGGGCGGAATCTGCCGGATCACCTCGCGAGGCTGGCTGTTGGCCGAGTAGATTCGGACGACCACGCGATCGGCCTCCGCGTCGTAGGAGAACTCGGCGCTGTGCGAGCCGAACACGATCCGGTTGCCCCCGTCGTTCAGCGCCGAAGCCACCGCCTGGCGCGTGTCGACTTCCGATGGAGCGGAGGTGGCGGCGCCTTCCGGAGGCGCGGTGGGTCGGACCTGACGCGAGACGACCGGCGGGGTTCCGCTCGCCGCGGCCACGGGCAGGACGGAGGGGTTCATGGCGACCTCCCAAACTCAAGGGAGGGGCCCCCACGGGGCCCCTCCCCCATCGGATCATGCCCAGCGCTACCGGAGCAGCGTGAGCACGCTCTGCGCGGACGTGTTCGCCTGCGCCAGAGCCGACAGACCGGTCTGGTTCAGCACCTGCCACTTGGTCAGGTTCACGATCTCGCCCGCCACGTCGGCGTCGCGGATCTGGCTCTCGGCCGCGGAGAGGTTCTGGGCCTGCGTGCCGACCACGCTGACCGTCGCGTCGAGACGGTTCAGGGCCGCGCCGAGCTGGCCCCGGCGGCTGGCGATGTCGTCGATCGCCGCGCGGACGAGATCCAGCTCGGTCTTCGCGCCGGCCTTGGTCGTGAGGGCCGTGGTGGTGACGCCGACGCCGGTCCCCGTGCCGGTCAGCCCGAGGCCGCCGGTGGCCGTGCCGGTCGCCGTCAACGCCGAGGTCGTGAGCGTGATCGTGTTGGCCGCGGTGGTGTTCGACGCGCCCACCTGGACGTCGAAGGTGGCGCCGCTGGTGCCCAGCAGGACCTGGCCGTTGAAGTCGACCGTCAGGCTGATGCGGTTGATCTCCTGGAGGATCTGCTGGTACTCCCCGTTGATCGAGGTCTTCGCGTTGCCGCTGTCCGCGCCGGACGTGTCGGAAGCGGCCTGCTCGGCCAGGGAGACGGCTCTCTGGAGGAGGGTCGAGACTTCCGCCATCGCGCCGTCGGCCACCTGCACGACGCTGGCGCCGTCGTTCGCGTTCCGGACCGCCTGGTTCAGCGCGGCCACGTCGGCGCGGAGCCCGTCGGCGATCGCGAGACCGGAGGCGTCGTCCGCGGCGGAGTTGATGCGGAGGCCGGAGGACAGGCGCTCTAGCGTCTTGGACAGGCCGTTCTTGGTCGTGCCGAGGCGGTTGAGGGCGTTCAGGGCACCGATGTTGTTCACAATCGAAAAGCTACTGGACATCTGGGATTCCTCCGTGATCGATCACCGCGGCGTCCTTGCCGCGGTGGCCGCCTTGGGGGGCGACCGGCCCTTTCGCGGCCCGGAACCCTCCATGAGTCCCCTGCCGCACAAGATGTATCGGCGGCTTCGACCCGGACTTGAACGACGGGAGGCCGACGGGGGGCGTCTCAAGCGGTGCCCGCCGCGTCGGGGGACCGACGATCGCAGGACCTTCACGCAATCGATGTGTCTGAGGAATAAGTACTTGGTTGATTCTACGACCTTGGTACGGCGGTTGCTCCGACGATGGGTCGAGGGGCGCCTTGGGCGTCGTCCGAGGGAGGGTCGTCGGCCGTGGATGCCATACCTGTCTTCTCCGTCGTCATCCCGTCCCACAACGGACGCGACCGGCTCGCGCTCACGCTCGACTCCATCGCCGCCTCCGATTTCGACCTGGCCAGGCTCGAGGTCATCGTCGTGGACGATGCTTCGACCGACGGCACGGTCGAGGCGTTCCGGGACCGCATCTACCCGTACCGGTTCTCCCTCCGCAGGGGGGAGTACTCCAACCAGTCCGCGGCCACCAACGAGGCGATCCGGCACGCCTCGGGGACCTATGTCCTCTCGACGGCCCAGGACATCCTCTTCCACAGGGACCTGCTGTCGCGGCACCTCGCCTGGCACGAGCAGTTCGCGGGCGAGGACGTGGCGGTCCTCGGCTACCTCCCGTACCCCCCGAACCTCACGGTCACGCCGTTCATGTCGTACCTCGTCCAGGGCGGCTTCCAGTTCGCGTACTGGATGATCAAGGATCCCCTGAACGTCCCGCCGGCCTTCCTGTACGCACCGAATTTCTCGGTGCGGAGGGAAGTTCTCGCTCGCGTGGGGAGCTTCGATCCCGGCTTCCCTTACGGCTGCCAGGACTCCGATCTCGGCATCCGGCTCGCGGAGCAAGGGGTGCGCATCGTCTACGAAGCCCGCGCCATCGGCTACCACAACCACCCGGTGGAGCTTCGCGAGTACGTCCGGCGCCAGGAGCGCGTCGGTGCCGGGCTGGTCCGCCTCGAGGCCAAGCACCCGGATCACGAGGGCGGGCCCGTGGTGTGGGACTCCGTGATCCGAGGCTACCTGATGTACTCGGCGACCGAGCTCGATCGGGACCTGGACACGGTGGCACGGCTCGAGAAGAGCCTCGGGGAGTCCGGCACGAGGTACCGGAAGTTGTGGAACGAGGCGTTCTGCGAAGCCACTCCCGTCGACCGGTTCTCGGCGTGCGACCAGCGCACGCTCCAGACGGCGGAGGCGCTCTTCAACGCTTACAACCGGGTGCTGAGCTTCCACTGGTGGAAGGGGTACTTCGCCGAGTACGCTCGAGCGCGCGGGATCGAGAGCGTGGCGCGGGTCGTTCGGGCGCGCGTCGGGCGGAGCCAGCCGTCGATGCAGCTCCGTCGGATCGCGGAATCGAGGCTCAGGGAGCACGGCATCGAGATCGCCCTCTCGACCCCCCGAGACTTCCGGACGTCGGTGGTCGTTCATGCCTTGGACGACTACGGGTCAGCGGCTCGCTGGCTCGAGCGGTTCCTGACGGCACCCGATCCGCCTCGAAACCACCAGGTCCTCCTCGTCATCGCACGAGACGCGATCTCGGGCTCCGAGGTGACCAAGCTGAGCGAGGTGGCCGAGGTCGTCCCGTGCGACGGCCTCGACGAGGGGATCCTCGAGGCGCTCGGCCGGTCCTTCGCCGACACGGTCGTGGTCACGTCGGCCCGGGTCGAGCCGGCCCACCCGCGCTACCGGCTGCTGGCCGAGACCTGCTTCGCGCGATTCCCGGATCTCGCGGTCCTGGGCGGGAACGTCGTCGACGGTGCACCGCGAAGGCGTCGCTACGGATTCCGTTTCGACGGAAGCGCCCTCGTCGAGACCGAGAACGGCTCGCGGAAGCCGTCGTCGAATCGAGGTCCCGTTCCGGTGGACGTGGCGATCCCCGAGTTCTTGATCGTGAGGCGCGCCGTGGCGGAGCGCCTCCTCGCGGAGCGGGCGTCGGGAAGCGGGGAAACGAGGCCATGGAACTTCGAGCTGTGCGGGGTCGCCGCCAGGGCCCGCCAGCGGGTGCTGGGGCTGCCGGAGCTGGCCGTTAGCTGATCGGGGAAACGATCTCGAGAAGCGCCGCCGCCCACCGGTCCTTGAGACGCTCGATGTTCCTCTCGCGAAACACGAACTCGCGCTGATCGGCAAGCTCCGCGTCCCGCGCGCCGCCGTCGCGGAGAAAGCGCTCCAGCGCGTCGCTCCAGGCCGCCGGTTCGTTCGGCGTCGTGACCGAGACCTCGCCGAGGTACGGGACGACCTCGCTCGCGATCGTCATCGTGCCGGCCGCGGCGTACTCGTAGAACTTGAGCGCGGACTTGTGCCGGTTGAACGGGGTGTCGAGCAGCGGGCAGATCCCGACGTCCAGGTCCAGCGACGGGAGCGTGGAGAAGTACGCGCCCAGCTCCCCGAAGACGACGTGCCGGTGGCGGATCGAGCGGCACAGCGACGCCAGCTCGAGGAAGGCTTCGGCCCTCGCCTTCTGGCTCGGGGTGAAGCCTCGCCGGTTTCGCCGGATCTCCCGCGTCTCGACCGGGAGCGGGCGGGACGTGAGCCCCAGGAGGACGAACACGAAGTCGACGCGCCTCTGCAGCTCGCGGATCGCGGGTAGGACCATCAAGAGGTCGTCGATGTGGCACGAGGAGCCGGCCCAGCCGATGCGGAGCTCGCCGGAACCGCGCGGGCGAGGCGTCCAGCGCGAGGGATCCACGGCATTCGGCAGCACGTGGACGGGCCGCTCGCGCGGCGCGAGGGTCGCCTCGAGGGTCGGGGTCGTGACGATGAAGGCGTCCGCCCCGTGGAGGAGGGCCTCGAGGTTCGGCCGGGCCCCGGCGATCACCTCGTAGCTCGGGTTCAGGGTCTCGATCTCTTCGAGGTGGTCGTCGACCGAGTAGACGACGGGAATGCCGCGCGATCGCGCGGCCTCGCAGAGCGGCTCCACCAGCAGCAGCCGGCTCCCGTCGGGCAGCAGGGGCGCCGCGATCATTTGCGGGAACAGGAGCATCGAGATCCCGTCGAGGATTCCCGCCTCGGGCTCGTACCCGCGCGGCGTCCGGGTCAGGGTCAGCGTGCGGCTCAGGGTCCGGAGCTCGAAACCACGATCGCGAAGGTGCTCGAAGGGCTGGTGGAACCGCACGTAGCTGACCCCGGTGACCTGGTCGTCGAGGACGGCCAGGGCCCGGCGCCCCCCTTCGGGTCGTGGGGCCACCGGGCCGTTGAAGGACGAGCGGGGTTGTGTGCTCATGCCTGTGCTGTGGCGCAGCAAGGCCGGTGCCATCGGAATCCGGCGGGAGATGTGGCTCCGCCGCCCGTGTCACGTCGGGATTCCGACGCGGGCGCCCGCGAGACCGCCGCGCTCCACCTTCCGGCGCGCGGCGGCCCTGCGGGGAATCGGTCCGTTACGAGTGGCGTGCGTAGGTGTCGGTGGTCTTCATGAACGCCTCTGCCTCCCGGGGAACGCTGGTGGGAGGCCGGGTGAGGATCTCCCGTGCGGCGATCGGAGCGTCATAGAACGCATCGGTCGACCTGACGTCCGGCTTGATCACCGTGCCGGCGAGTGACGCCCCGAGGAAGAGCCCCCGCGAGCGCGACCACGACAGGATCTGCGCGTGCAGCTGGGCGTCGGTGGCCGCCTCAGCCGATCGCCCGACGGGTCCCGCGGCGGCACTCGCCTCCGCGCCGACCGTAAACTTGTCCGAAAGGAGGTGCTTGATGCCGTCATCGTTCATGACGAGAAGGACCAGATCGGCCTCCTGGCCGCCGAACTGCCAGCCGAAGCTGCCGCCGCCCATCGTGAAGAACGCCGGCGGACCCATGGTGCCGTCCTTCTCCCGGCAGGTGAAGACGCCGTGACCGTACTCTCCGCCGACCACGAAGGCGCCCTTCTTCACTCCGGGGAACACGCCGATGCACTCCGCCTTCTCGAGCAGGTCCTTGGGAATCCCCTTGTCCGGAGCGGTCGCCAATGCCTTGAGGACCGCCTCGGCGTCGACGAGCCGGCGGGCCACCGCGGGCTTCGCGCCTCCGGCCACGGCGGGGAACGTGATCAGACTCGCGATCAACAGTGCAGGTACGCTCCGCATGGGAGCCTCCTTTCTCCGAATCGCGGATGCCTGGCGCGATCGATCCCGTCCCGCCTGCGGCGGGCGGGTCCGTCGCCCGAGGCCCCGCGCGAGTTTTCGCGTCATTTCCTGCTGCGCCCCCGGGACCCTCTGCGCGTGGCGTTCCGCCCGCCCCTCGATCCGTGGAGGTCCGACGATCTCTCGGCGGAGGCCGGCGGGGTCCACACGCCGACCGCGACCAACGCGCCGAGGAGAATCAAAGCCATGCTTCGGCTCTTCATGGCCTCACCTCCCATGGCGCCGCCGAGGCGCCGGGAAAGCGCACCAAAAATCTCCCATTTCAATTTCCGTGCCAGGACGGAAAACCCGTGGATCCGGGTCGACGGTCTCCGGCGTGGAGCGACGAGGTGTAGTTTGGCGTCTCCCGGCGAGGACGCGGACCCCTCGGACGCCTTCGTTCAGTGACGGGCGGGTTCCGGCAGTTTCTCGCCGAGGAGCTCGATCAGGCGCTGGGGCGGCTCGAATCCCGACGCTCGCGCCTCACGAACCTCGCACCACGCCAGCGCGTACTCCCCCTGGTAGAAAAGGGCGGCGGCCAGGTTGCTGTGCGCTTTCCCGTACCCGGGCTGCAGGCGGATCGCCTCCGAGAAATGCTCGGCCGCGTCGTGCCAGCGGTCGACGGTCGCGAGGGCGGTCCCCCAATTGAAGTGCGTGAGCGCGTCCCCGGGTCGGAGGCGGAGCGATTCGGCGAAGTGCCCAACGGCCTCGTCCACCTTCCCCTGCGTGACCAGCGCGTTCCCGAAGTTGTTGTGAGTGTCGTGCAGGGACGGGTCGAGGGCGAGCGCGCGACGATACTCCTCGATCGCCTCGTCGGTCTTCCCCTGCCCCGCGAGCGCCACCCCCAGATTGCCGTGTGCGAGCGCGTAGGTGGGGCGGATCTCGATCGCGCGACGATAGTGGGCGATCGCCTCGTCCACGCTCCCTTTCGCCGCCAGTGCGGATCCCAGACCGGTATGGGCGGTGTAATTGTTCTTCGTGGCCGCGAGCGCGTGCTCGAACAGCGTCCTCGAGTCGCGCCAGAAGCCCGCTTCCGCCCTCGTCGCGACCGCCAGCAGGAGTACCGCTGCACTACCCAGGATCGCGGCCCACCGACGGGAGGCCGCGGGGCGCCGCGGCATGAGACGATCGAGCAGCGCCGCGACGCCCCAGCAGGCGGCAACGAACACTCCGATCGCGGGGACGTACGTGTACCGATCCGCCATCGCCTGCGCGCCGACCTGGACCAGTCCGATGACCGGGACGAGGGTCCCGACGTACCAGAGCCACCCGAAGAGCAGGTAGGGATGGCCTCGCCTCTGGCGGACCGCGGTCAGCGTCACCGCCGTCAGGAACAGCGCCGCCCCGAGCACTTGCCAGGCCGGGAGGGTGTCCAGGGGATGCGGGTAGAAGATGGCGAGGCCGCGCGGCCAGATCGTCTTGCCGAGGTACCGCACGTACGAGACCAGCGCGTTCGACACCCGGAGTCCCAGGGGGACCACCTCCGCCGAGGCGATACCTCCGCCGGACCGTTGCGCAGCGAACGTCACCGCGCCGAAGATCGCCGAGAGCGCGATGAGAGGGAGCTTCTCGGCCAGCAGGAACCTGGCCCCGCGCGCCCCCCACCGCCCGAGCGGCCAGACGTCGAGGAGCAGGAGCGCGAACGGGAGCGTCACGAGCATCGGCTTCGCTGCGAGCCCGAGTGCGAACGCGGCCGCGACGACGAGGTACTTCGGTAGGCTGGGAGCCCTCGCGTAGCGCACGTACGCCATCATCGAGATCATCCAGAAGAGCGTGCTCAGGACGTCCTTGCGCTCCGCCACCCAGGCGACCGACTGGACGTGGAGAGGATGGATGCCGAACAACGCCGCCGCGGCGGCGCTGCGGCCCGTCGCGCCGGTCGCGCGAACGAGGACGAGGAACAGGAGGAGCGTGTTCGCCACGTGGAGGAGCAGGCTGGTCAGGTGATGCCCGGCGGGCCGGGGGCCGAAGAGCCTCCAGTCCAGCGTGTGGGACATCCACGTCAGAGGGTGCCAGTTCAAGGCGTAGAAGGACGACCAAGCCCATTTCAGGCTCGCCGCGTCGAATCCCCGCTGGACGTTCGGGTTCTTCGTGACGTAGACGGCGTCGTCGTAGGCGATGAACCCCGCGCCGAGCACGGGCCAGAACGCGGCGAGCACCACCGCGGCGAGGAGCAGCGCGACCGCGACGCGAACGACGGGTTCCCGCATCGCGCAGAGGCTACGTCAGCGCGTCCGGTCGGGCAACGCCTGCGTCGATGTCGCCTTCATCGATCGCTCGTGCCCCGGGCCCCTGCATCTGCACCAGGATCTCGGAGGCGTGGCGGCCCCCCTCGCCCTCGAGCCACATCTCGTCCGGCGCGGGGAGCATCTCGGTGGCGAAGAGCACCGCATCCTCCTGGCCCAGAAGCCCCGCGACGGTCCGGCGCAGGAGATCCGTCAGGAGGGGGGACTCGAGATCCACGTAGTACGGTTTCGGATCGAAGACCGTGTGGACGAAGATGTGTCGGGGCAGGCCGAGCCCGCGGCGCCAGAGGGCCGCATCGATGAAGAACTCCTCGTCGCCGACCGGCGGGAAGTCCGTCGGGCGCAGGACCCAGCGCTCGCGGAAGAGCACCGTCCTCCCGAACGTGAACCGGGGCCATCGCGTGATCGAGTCGGCGCGGAAGCCAGGGAGGTAGCCGATGGACTGCCACCCCTGCTGGCCGATGTGGACGAGATCCGACACGATCCCGACCGGGTTCACGCCGCTGCTCAGGACGGGTATGACCTCGACGCCTCTGGACGCCGAGCGGAGGACGAACCGGCCAGAGACGCTCACGTAGCGCACCGTCAGGTCCCCCAGCGGGATCGCCGACGCCCCCCTTGATGCGCGATCGCCCGGCAGCTCGATCTCGTGCTCGAACAGCGCCGGCCTCAAGCCCGCGTTCGCGGTGCGGGCCTCGTGGTTGTAGGTCACCTCGGCGAGCACGGCGCCGTGGCGACCGAGGGCGGACCAGCCGTGGCGCATCTCGAGGACGATCGGGTTCTCCTCCGCCGGCCGTCCCTTGCCGAGGAAGTGCGCGAACCGCGCGAGGGCGAGCCCGGTGCCGTTGAAGAGCGAGCTGAGCACGAGACGGTAGTGCCCCTCCTCGATCGCGCGTGCGGACCGCGCGGCAACCTGGAACAGCACGCCGGCCGCCCAGCGCGGCTCCGGCGCGGCTCCGGCGAGGCGATCGACCGTCGCCGCGTCGATCTCGACCTCCTCGCCCGGCGCGGCGGAGCGCGCGCGCTCCACGAACCAGTCCCGGATCCGCCGAAGCGTGTCCTGGGCTTCCTTGAGCCGGCCCTTTGCCGTCGGTTCCTCCTTGGGCATCGGGAACTCGACCGGGCGGCCCGACTCGTCGGGCTCGGCGGCAAGCCCCCGGTACAGGTCGAGAAACGGCACGTCGGTGTCGCCCGGGAATTCCTTGAGGAACCGGGCCGCCAGCGTCTGGGCGTGGAGGTCCTCCGGGTACATGCCGCCGATCAGCCGCGCGAAGGCTCCCATCGGCCCGTCGAGATCCTGGAGCAGCCTTCTCGGAAGCCGGAGCGAGAGATCGGAGGACGCGTCGACCCGGAACAGCTCGTCGGCCTTGAGGGGACGCGCGTGCGGCAGCGCGTCGAGCCTCCGCCCGATCGCCTCCATCGCCTCGACGCGGGACGGGAAGTCGAGCCCGGGGAGCGCGTCGACCTCCGCCTCGACCCGCTCGACGTCCTCGAGCCACGGAGGCTCGCACCCGGCGGCGCGAACCGCGGAGGCCAGGTCACGGAGCGGGCGGCGGGAGTTGTACGCAACCTCGATCTCCGCGATCAGGATTCCGCGATCCACGAGCGCGCGGTAGAACTCCGTCAGCACCCCGGGGGCCACGCCGAGCCGCGACGCCACCGCACGCTTGAGCGCGGTCGCGTCGTGGATCCCGCGCGCGGCCTCCTCCACGAAGAGGCGCAGGACCGGGTGGTCCTTCGCGCGGGAGAAGATCTCCTCGTCCGTAGCGTTCCTCCGGCTCGCGGGCTTCCAGAACGTGAACCCGCCGTCGACCTCCCTGAGCGTGGGGTTCGGCCTCGGGAACACCGCGAGATCGACCGCCGGATCGCTCGCGAGGCAGGCGCCGACCTTCCGTGCCTCCGCGATGTTCAGGATCACGTCGGTCAGGGAGATCCCCGGCGCCCCGTCGATATCCGCCGAATCCCCTTCGATCGAGGCGAGCGCCACGGCGCAGAAGACGCCGTTGGGACTCGTCTTCGTGCAGAACCTCGCCGCGTAGGCCAGGGCCTTGGCGGCGGTGTGGCGCTCGTCGTGTCCCCACGCCTCGGGATCTCCTCCCGAGAGCTTCCGGACCTTGGGCAGGAGCGAGCGGCTCGCGAGGTAGATGCCGTGCTGGACGAGCGGCGAGGCGATCACGCGCAGGAGCGCGCGGCGGCACCGCGGGACCTCCTCGCGGAGCGCCTCCCGGCAGGAGGCAAGGAGCCGATCGCGCCTGTCCGAAATCTCCCTCAGCCGCTCGACCCGCAGGGCGGCGTCCGGCGCCAGCAGCGACCGCGCCGCCTCCAGGTCGAGGGGTCGGAGCGGGCGGCGGTTGTGCACGTCCCGTCGCAGCCTCAGCAGCGCGAAGCGGGCCCGGACGCGCGCCGGGTCCCCGCCCGGCTCGCCCGCGGCGACGAAGAGCAGGTCCGAGACGGCGGCGGCCTCCGAGAGTCGTGCCGCCTCGGCGCCGTGGAGACGCTCCGCGGCCGCCGCCGCCGCCGGCGCGCTCAGCGCCGCCAGCGTTTCGAACGGGAGGCCGGCGACCCGGAGGAGAGCGAGGTGGGCCAAGCGCTTCAATCTCCCCGATCCTCGCGCGCGCGCCTGACGAGCCAGCGGAGCACCGCCTCCTGGGTCGCGTAGATGCCGAGCCGGTTCGAGTGCGCGTGCCCGACGTACACCGCGATCTCGACGGGATCCCGTCCGATGCTTCGGTCGGCACCGGCCGACAGGATCGCCTCCACCGGCGCCCGGAGGTCCTCGAGGCACGCGAGCGCGATCCGCGCCTCCTCCGCTCCGCCCCACAGGGCATCGGGTTCGCCCCCGGCGAGGAGGGAGAGGATCTTCGCGAGGCCGTCACGCTGCGCCCGGTACTTCTCCTCGAGGGCCCCGATCACACCGTCGTCCCAGCGGCCGAGGTCGAAGGCCCACCGGTACCCCCGCTCGTAGAATTCGAGTCGGTCACCGCCTCCGAGACCGAAGAGATCGAGCATCCTCTCCACGAGCACGAGGCTCCACTCGGCGCGCGTTCGGGAGAGGGCGCCCCGGGCCTCGGCGGCCAGCAGCTCGAGGCACGCCAGCGTATCGGCGTGGTAGATCCTCCGCAGGACCGCGAGATCGCGCGGCCCCCCGACCCACTTGTCCTCGTGCTCCTCGGAAACGAATTCGTAGCCGGCGATGGATCCGAGGCCGGCGAGCGCGCCGAGTCGCCGATCGAGGAGCGGCCGCGCGCAGCCTGCGAGCCAGGGTCCGCCGCCGTGGACGAGGAACATGATTCGCCAGTCCGGCTTGTTGAGGCGCTCGAACCGGAGCGCGTCGAGACCGGGGTCGGCGCAGAGAGCCTCCACGAGGGGGGCGACCGCGTCGCGCACGACGGCATCCTGCAGCTCGCGCGGCGCCGGGATGGAAACCGTGAGCGACGACGTCGGGTCCACGGATTCACGCCCCGGGGCCGGGAAGCGCATCGGCATGACCGGGCGCCGCCCCTTCGGAATGGAATCGGTACATGAAGTAGCGCAGGATCGCCTCGGGGACGGACTCGATGCCCAGCCGGATCGAGTGGACGTGCGCCAGGGACCAAACGAGGTGGATCCAGTCCGCCTCGAGCCGGCCGGCGTCCCGAGCCTCGATCCAGGCATCCGCGAGCGGGCCGAGCGCGAGGAGGCACCGCTCGGCGACGCGGGCGGCCTCGCCGCCTCCCCACACCGCCACGGGATCGCTCCCGGCCGCGTCGCGTAGCAGGTCCGTGAGGCCCTGCCGAAGGCCGAGGAACTTCCGATCGAGGGCCTCGAGGTCGGCCCCGGTCCACGTCCCCTGTTCCAGCGGCCAGGCATATCCCTTCCGATAGAAGGCCAGCCGCTGTCCGCGATCGAGCCGGAGGAGATCGAGGAGGCGCTCCGTCATCAGCAAGCTGTACTCGCGGCGCGTGCGCGAGACGAGCCGCCTCGATTCGAGCTCGAGCCAGTCGAGGCACGCCAGCGTGTCGTGATGGGAGGTCCTCTCGGCCAAGAGGATACCCTCGACGCCCCCCCACCTGCGGACCTCCAGGCGATAGCCCGGAAGATCGCGCTCGTCGACGATCGCGACCCGCTCGAGCGCGCGAAGGATCTCCCGAAGTCGCGGCCGAACGGCCCCCTCGATCCACTCACGGCGGCCGCGGACGAGGAGCCGGATCAGCCAGTCGGGGGTGTCGGTTCGGCTGAAGGAGACCGAATCGAGATCCGGATGACCCCGGATCTCCCGGACGAGCGGAGCGATCGCACCGAGGAGCAGGGGCTCGTGGTCCTCGCGGGGCGCGTGGACGTAGGCGAACAGGCGACTTGCGGGTTCCATCGCGGCGCGACCCGGGACCTCCTTCGCCGCCGCCCGCCGCGACGGCCCGGCAGGGACTCAGGACTCGGGAGAGGATGGGCTCGCGCCCGCCCCCCCCCGAGCCTCTCCGCTCGATCCTACTGGTGAAGGTCCGAGACCAGGGTGGTCGTATAGATGCACATGCAGGTGCAGCGGCGCGAGGTCGTCGAAGACGAGCAAGTCCCCCCACCGAGCTCCCGCTTCTCGATCTCTTCGACTTCCAGATCCAGGTTGAGCTTCTCCTTCATGCTTCCCTCCTGTCGGCGTG includes:
- a CDS encoding flagellar protein FlaG, with the protein product MNPSVLPVAAASGTPPVVSRQVRPTAPPEGAATSAPSEVDTRQAVASALNDGGNRIVFGSHSAEFSYDAEADRVVVRIYSANSQPREVIRQIPPQDYLSFVTRFREMLGVLFDNKL
- a CDS encoding flagellin; amino-acid sequence: MSSSFSIVNNIGALNALNRLGTTKNGLSKTLERLSSGLRINSAADDASGLAIADGLRADVAALNQAVRNANDGASVVQVADGAMAEVSTLLQRAVSLAEQAASDTSGADSGNAKTSINGEYQQILQEINRISLTVDFNGQVLLGTSGATFDVQVGASNTTAANTITLTTSALTATGTATGGLGLTGTGTGVGVTTTALTTKAGAKTELDLVRAAIDDIASRRGQLGAALNRLDATVSVVGTQAQNLSAAESQIRDADVAGEIVNLTKWQVLNQTGLSALAQANTSAQSVLTLLR
- a CDS encoding glycosyltransferase; protein product: MDAIPVFSVVIPSHNGRDRLALTLDSIAASDFDLARLEVIVVDDASTDGTVEAFRDRIYPYRFSLRRGEYSNQSAATNEAIRHASGTYVLSTAQDILFHRDLLSRHLAWHEQFAGEDVAVLGYLPYPPNLTVTPFMSYLVQGGFQFAYWMIKDPLNVPPAFLYAPNFSVRREVLARVGSFDPGFPYGCQDSDLGIRLAEQGVRIVYEARAIGYHNHPVELREYVRRQERVGAGLVRLEAKHPDHEGGPVVWDSVIRGYLMYSATELDRDLDTVARLEKSLGESGTRYRKLWNEAFCEATPVDRFSACDQRTLQTAEALFNAYNRVLSFHWWKGYFAEYARARGIESVARVVRARVGRSQPSMQLRRIAESRLREHGIEIALSTPRDFRTSVVVHALDDYGSAARWLERFLTAPDPPRNHQVLLVIARDAISGSEVTKLSEVAEVVPCDGLDEGILEALGRSFADTVVVTSARVEPAHPRYRLLAETCFARFPDLAVLGGNVVDGAPRRRRYGFRFDGSALVETENGSRKPSSNRGPVPVDVAIPEFLIVRRAVAERLLAERASGSGETRPWNFELCGVAARARQRVLGLPELAVS
- a CDS encoding lipid-binding SYLF domain-containing protein; translated protein: MRSVPALLIASLITFPAVAGGAKPAVARRLVDAEAVLKALATAPDKGIPKDLLEKAECIGVFPGVKKGAFVVGGEYGHGVFTCREKDGTMGPPAFFTMGGGSFGWQFGGQEADLVLLVMNDDGIKHLLSDKFTVGAEASAAAGPVGRSAEAATDAQLHAQILSWSRSRGLFLGASLAGTVIKPDVRSTDAFYDAPIAAREILTRPPTSVPREAEAFMKTTDTYARHS
- a CDS encoding tetratricopeptide repeat protein, translated to MREPVVRVAVALLLAAVVLAAFWPVLGAGFIAYDDAVYVTKNPNVQRGFDAASLKWAWSSFYALNWHPLTWMSHTLDWRLFGPRPAGHHLTSLLLHVANTLLLFLVLVRATGATGRSAAAAALFGIHPLHVQSVAWVAERKDVLSTLFWMISMMAYVRYARAPSLPKYLVVAAAFALGLAAKPMLVTLPFALLLLDVWPLGRWGARGARFLLAEKLPLIALSAIFGAVTFAAQRSGGGIASAEVVPLGLRVSNALVSYVRYLGKTIWPRGLAIFYPHPLDTLPAWQVLGAALFLTAVTLTAVRQRRGHPYLLFGWLWYVGTLVPVIGLVQVGAQAMADRYTYVPAIGVFVAACWGVAALLDRLMPRRPAASRRWAAILGSAAVLLLAVATRAEAGFWRDSRTLFEHALAATKNNYTAHTGLGSALAAKGSVDEAIAHYRRAIEIRPTYALAHGNLGVALAGQGKTDEAIEEYRRALALDPSLHDTHNNFGNALVTQGKVDEAVGHFAESLRLRPGDALTHFNWGTALATVDRWHDAAEHFSEAIRLQPGYGKAHSNLAAALFYQGEYALAWCEVREARASGFEPPQRLIELLGEKLPEPARH
- a CDS encoding lantibiotic dehydratase family protein, with the protein product MAHLALLRVAGLPFETLAALSAPAAAAAAERLHGAEAARLSEAAAVSDLLFVAAGEPGGDPARVRARFALLRLRRDVHNRRPLRPLDLEAARSLLAPDAALRVERLREISDRRDRLLASCREALREEVPRCRRALLRVIASPLVQHGIYLASRSLLPKVRKLSGGDPEAWGHDERHTAAKALAYAARFCTKTSPNGVFCAVALASIEGDSADIDGAPGISLTDVILNIAEARKVGACLASDPAVDLAVFPRPNPTLREVDGGFTFWKPASRRNATDEEIFSRAKDHPVLRLFVEEAARGIHDATALKRAVASRLGVAPGVLTEFYRALVDRGILIAEIEVAYNSRRPLRDLASAVRAAGCEPPWLEDVERVEAEVDALPGLDFPSRVEAMEAIGRRLDALPHARPLKADELFRVDASSDLSLRLPRRLLQDLDGPMGAFARLIGGMYPEDLHAQTLAARFLKEFPGDTDVPFLDLYRGLAAEPDESGRPVEFPMPKEEPTAKGRLKEAQDTLRRIRDWFVERARSAAPGEEVEIDAATVDRLAGAAPEPRWAAGVLFQVAARSARAIEEGHYRLVLSSLFNGTGLALARFAHFLGKGRPAEENPIVLEMRHGWSALGRHGAVLAEVTYNHEARTANAGLRPALFEHEIELPGDRASRGASAIPLGDLTVRYVSVSGRFVLRSASRGVEVIPVLSSGVNPVGIVSDLVHIGQQGWQSIGYLPGFRADSITRWPRFTFGRTVLFRERWVLRPTDFPPVGDEEFFIDAALWRRGLGLPRHIFVHTVFDPKPYYVDLESPLLTDLLRRTVAGLLGQEDAVLFATEMLPAPDEMWLEGEGGRHASEILVQMQGPGARAIDEGDIDAGVARPDALT
- a CDS encoding thiopeptide-type bacteriocin biosynthesis protein — translated: MEPASRLFAYVHAPREDHEPLLLGAIAPLVREIRGHPDLDSVSFSRTDTPDWLIRLLVRGRREWIEGAVRPRLREILRALERVAIVDERDLPGYRLEVRRWGGVEGILLAERTSHHDTLACLDWLELESRRLVSRTRREYSLLMTERLLDLLRLDRGQRLAFYRKGYAWPLEQGTWTGADLEALDRKFLGLRQGLTDLLRDAAGSDPVAVWGGGEAARVAERCLLALGPLADAWIEARDAGRLEADWIHLVWSLAHVHSIRLGIESVPEAILRYFMYRFHSEGAAPGHADALPGPGA